One Mugil cephalus isolate CIBA_MC_2020 chromosome 10, CIBA_Mcephalus_1.1, whole genome shotgun sequence genomic window carries:
- the rad52 gene encoding DNA repair protein RAD52 homolog isoform X2 gives MSSEEERSTSASRCFGQFTYTAEEYQAVQNALQQKLGPEYISTRVAGGGQRVCYIEGHRVISLANEMFGYNGWSHSISQQNVDFVDLINGKFYVGVSAFVKVQLKDGSFHEDVGYGVSEGLKSKALALEKARKEAVTDGMKRALKCFGNALGNCILDKGYLLAINKIPKQPPPPLDPAQTKRTEGEPSVEKARFGSMAREENQASAPVRTPLEPRVINQNQDCSEAYTPKAADLCPDGRSENGCSRSVTDESDPKQLRKLRQQQLQQKFRREMEAKKLQQKQDQAKSEEKEVTIGQGSGAAHESASAFSDSTTGGHGNHGSRDVCLADDPELWDFSLDGGEDLDVPADGPSLRESRVSTPGNHQMQTRSKTPQRAPIRPPEAPSYSRGHEQAQSRPQQQNQYQGRAGESFSPYRQGQYMKKRRLDT, from the exons ATGTccagtgaggaggagaggagcaccTCTGCATCCAGGTGTTTTGGACAG TTCACCTACACGGCTGAGGAGTACCAGGCGGTGCAAAACGCTCTGCAACAAAAGCTGGGGCCAGAATACATCAGCACCAGAGTggctggaggaggacagagg GTGTGTTACATTGAAGGGCATCGTGTCATCAGCCTGGCCAATGAGATGTTTGGATACAACGGGTGGTCTCACTcgatttcccagcagaacgttg ACTTTGTGGACCTCATCAATGGGAAGTTTTATGTCGGAGTCAGTGCTTTTGTCAAAGTGCAACTGAAG GACGGGTCGTTTCATGAGGACGTCGGCTACGGAGTCAGCGAAGGACTGAAGTCTAAGGCTCTGGCACTGGAAAAGGCGAGAAAGGAAGCTGTCACTGATGGCATGAAGAGAGCGCTGAA GTGTTTCGGTAACGCCCTCGGAAACTGTATCCTGGATAAAGGATACCTCCTAGCCATTAACAAGATCCCCAAACAG cctcctcctcctctggaccCGGCCCAGACTAAACGCACCGAGGGCGAGCCGTCGGTGGAGAAGGCCCGCTTTGGAAGTATGGCTCGAGAGGAAAATCAAGCATCGGCTCCTGTCAGGACGCCGCTGGAGCCCAGAGTCAtcaaccagaaccaggactGTTCAGAAGCTTACACTCCTAAAGCTGCTGACCTTTGCCCTGATGGGAGGAGCGAGAACGGCTGctccag GTCTGTTACGGACGAGTCGGACCCCAAACAGCTGAGAAAActcagacagcagcagcttcagcagaagttcaggagagagatggaggccaagaagctgcagcagaaacaggatCAGGCCAagtcagaggagaaagaggtcACTATCGGACAAGGATCCGGCGCAG cTCATGAAAGTGCATCTGCGTTCAGTGACTCAACCACAGGTGGACACGGTAACCACGGCAGCAGGGATGTTTGTTTAGCAG ATGATCCTGAGCTCTGGGACTTCTCCCTGGATGGAGGCGAGGATCTGGACGTCCCAGCAGACGGCCCGTCCCTCAGAGAGTCCAGGGTGAGCACGCCGGGGAATCACCAGATGCAGACGCGCAGCAAGACTCCTCAGAGAGCCCCCATCAGACCTCCAGAGGCCCCGTCGTACAGCAGAGGACACGAACAGGCTCAGTCCAGACCTCAACAACAGAACCAGTATCAGGGGAGAGCAG GTGAATCGTTCAGTCCATACAGACAAGGACAGTACATGAAGAAACGCAGGCTGGACACATGA
- the rad52 gene encoding DNA repair protein RAD52 homolog isoform X1, which yields MSSEEERSTSASRCFGQFTYTAEEYQAVQNALQQKLGPEYISTRVAGGGQRVCYIEGHRVISLANEMFGYNGWSHSISQQNVDFVDLINGKFYVGVSAFVKVQLKDGSFHEDVGYGVSEGLKSKALALEKARKEAVTDGMKRALKYWSLLFILISFALNKIKVIFFFVLLRCFGNALGNCILDKGYLLAINKIPKQPPPPLDPAQTKRTEGEPSVEKARFGSMAREENQASAPVRTPLEPRVINQNQDCSEAYTPKAADLCPDGRSENGCSRSVTDESDPKQLRKLRQQQLQQKFRREMEAKKLQQKQDQAKSEEKEVTIGQGSGAAHESASAFSDSTTGGHGNHGSRDVCLADDPELWDFSLDGGEDLDVPADGPSLRESRVSTPGNHQMQTRSKTPQRAPIRPPEAPSYSRGHEQAQSRPQQQNQYQGRAGESFSPYRQGQYMKKRRLDT from the exons ATGTccagtgaggaggagaggagcaccTCTGCATCCAGGTGTTTTGGACAG TTCACCTACACGGCTGAGGAGTACCAGGCGGTGCAAAACGCTCTGCAACAAAAGCTGGGGCCAGAATACATCAGCACCAGAGTggctggaggaggacagagg GTGTGTTACATTGAAGGGCATCGTGTCATCAGCCTGGCCAATGAGATGTTTGGATACAACGGGTGGTCTCACTcgatttcccagcagaacgttg ACTTTGTGGACCTCATCAATGGGAAGTTTTATGTCGGAGTCAGTGCTTTTGTCAAAGTGCAACTGAAG GACGGGTCGTTTCATGAGGACGTCGGCTACGGAGTCAGCGAAGGACTGAAGTCTAAGGCTCTGGCACTGGAAAAGGCGAGAAAGGAAGCTGTCACTGATGGCATGAAGAGAGCGCTGAAGTACTGGAGCTTATTATTTATACTCATTAGCTTTgctcttaataaaataaaagtaatatttttttttgtcttgttgagGTGTTTCGGTAACGCCCTCGGAAACTGTATCCTGGATAAAGGATACCTCCTAGCCATTAACAAGATCCCCAAACAG cctcctcctcctctggaccCGGCCCAGACTAAACGCACCGAGGGCGAGCCGTCGGTGGAGAAGGCCCGCTTTGGAAGTATGGCTCGAGAGGAAAATCAAGCATCGGCTCCTGTCAGGACGCCGCTGGAGCCCAGAGTCAtcaaccagaaccaggactGTTCAGAAGCTTACACTCCTAAAGCTGCTGACCTTTGCCCTGATGGGAGGAGCGAGAACGGCTGctccag GTCTGTTACGGACGAGTCGGACCCCAAACAGCTGAGAAAActcagacagcagcagcttcagcagaagttcaggagagagatggaggccaagaagctgcagcagaaacaggatCAGGCCAagtcagaggagaaagaggtcACTATCGGACAAGGATCCGGCGCAG cTCATGAAAGTGCATCTGCGTTCAGTGACTCAACCACAGGTGGACACGGTAACCACGGCAGCAGGGATGTTTGTTTAGCAG ATGATCCTGAGCTCTGGGACTTCTCCCTGGATGGAGGCGAGGATCTGGACGTCCCAGCAGACGGCCCGTCCCTCAGAGAGTCCAGGGTGAGCACGCCGGGGAATCACCAGATGCAGACGCGCAGCAAGACTCCTCAGAGAGCCCCCATCAGACCTCCAGAGGCCCCGTCGTACAGCAGAGGACACGAACAGGCTCAGTCCAGACCTCAACAACAGAACCAGTATCAGGGGAGAGCAG GTGAATCGTTCAGTCCATACAGACAAGGACAGTACATGAAGAAACGCAGGCTGGACACATGA